The Gossypium hirsutum isolate 1008001.06 chromosome D07, Gossypium_hirsutum_v2.1, whole genome shotgun sequence genome includes the window ACTAAATGAGCAAAAACTGAAAGAGTATAAGATGGAAATAATCTAAACAAGTAACCCTGAATCCTGAAAGAAAAAATAACTCTCTAGCTAAAACCCAAAATTCCCTAAAACTCACAAGACTCTTTCAATCTCAAAGATGACGAAAATAATTAATCTAGGTTACAACAACCCcctttataggctaaatttgtaggtTAAATACGACTAAAATAACCTTAGACTAATAAGAGTTTAATTGAGAAACAATagtagagtttaactaggagaagaaaaccCAGTTGAATTGGGAAACAATTCGTCACGTTGCAACGTCGAATGTCCCTCGTCGAGACATCATTCTTTGCGTTGTTAGGACGTGATTTTTGTTCCCATCAGGATGTCAAGTGTCGTGTCGTCGGGATGTCGACTCTTCCTCGTTGCGATGTCGATTAGAAAATACGCAGTACAAtccatatattattatatattttgtcttttaacttttataaaatatttttaaatatgataaaataaatcaCTTCTTTTAAAAAACATTCACAATAGagaactaaaaaaaatataattataagtgattttattattatatatattttttagaatcacAAGTGTTATAATCCATTTTATGGTTTAAGAATAATCTTATTCGGGTAGAAGTGATATTAAGTTAAAACCCTTCtaataataacaactttaaaattttaacttaagtCTAATGTTGAAGGAagaagtaatttttttataataatattattataagtgattttttattatatatatattgtataactacatgtattatcatctattttacaatttaagAATAATTTTATCTGAGCTGAGATAGTATTTAGGTAAGTCAATTTCAATAATAACGACTCTAAGATTTAAGTTTATATCTATAGTTAACGAAAAAGTTCACTGcgaattcttttaattacttatTAAGAACTCGATTCACCTCTATCAAAATGGCCTAAAGAGACTGGCATGTCGGGTATATTATCAAATTGtcgaaaatcctcatcatttgaccaagcatgtcttcgaatgtaattatgcaaaaccattgttgcaataactattaaaacttgcttgttgaatgaataacttggaatatctcttaatattggcCATTTTTTTCCACACTCCAAATGTTCGTTCAATCACAGAGCGTAATGAAGAATGGGCATGATTAAAGATTTCTTCTTTTTCCAGATACTTGATGATTACCTTGACGAAaattaggtaaatgatatcgttccccctatatggacctagaaaacctaccatttgtggatatcctgaatccacaagataatattttcctacaaaaaagtaaaacataatatcaagtttaaaaataaattaaatatttaaatattttttatgtaaaaattaattaaaaaaattaaagttcaactTGGTGGAGGGTGTGAAAACTTTAACTCTTGTTTTCTAAGTGCTTacaaaaaaattctactatcatgtgatgttccttcccaaccaggaaatgcaaaaataaagcacatgttgaagtcacaaactgccataatattttgagttggttcacctttccgtccgatataaggtatttgacaagaaggcgaaatgcatgcttttatgtgtattccatctatggccccaatacaatcctttaaaataactacaagtaatgagataaaagttaaaaatattttatattttaaaaatataaagattgtgcaaattttaccttaaagtgaGGCCAATATCTTGTATCATGTCGAATATGGTTCGATACTTCCTCGAATTGACCTTCAGTGGGTTTAATCGTGTCTATTCCCATTTGAGCAAATATATGCAgcatatcagtaaaaattcgactaaaagtttccccagatcgttgaaatcactctgttgcatttgaatttaattctctatttccaagaatgtacaatgataatgctaacttcTCCATCGTCGATACTTTCCCATTCTTTAAGCCATAATTTGTTTGCAAATCATGCAACAAgctgtgaaatatattttttggcatcctaAAACTATTCATGCAATTATCATTGTGCCCATTTAATACTTCATCCACCCACATTTGACCTGTATAATTTGAATCCATACACGGTTgcatagtgaaataagtttcatggtgtaccaatacactgcttaacacatattcttcctcttcatgataattgttgtgctcaacttgggtaacaattgtggctattcttcgttgagcttcttcacttaattcaggggtatcataattcatatcaaaactattatacatattgttaaattcatccataacttgaaaaagtaatcaaatgaaaataaattaatatttcgtgacattctatacaacacagaaacttgattaaaagcatagcataaaaataccaaacataaaaagtatcatacattagttttacatataaaaaagtagtatagttatattacaataataattctaaatAGCTTATGGTGAAGGTGGTTGATGGTATGGTTGGAAGGGAAATGAGGATGTTGCTACcaaggatgaaaatgatgcaattggattttgttcagcatactcacgtcgaagccaccaaaccctatcatctggatctaagttcaaaaacacTTCTCGTTTCACCAGTATTTGTAACATTTTGGTGGCAAAATAGTACAGTTCAtctttttttggaatttcatctccTAAAGCATGCAAAGCAtccattgcatttgaaatagtatattaagagtgaggaaaaataatttcatttactgacttccttggactagtcatactctcacacaatttctcaatctaagtagttaatgtatttcttgatgattttctacttgaacttgatttttttcctttaccgTGTACAGCCCCAAATGTTTGCTTTCTTCAATTAGGAATTTCATGAGAAGGGTTTGATGGTACCTCATCAGGAGGAATACCTTCATTCTCGTTACTATGTTCATCTGAATCACCAAATCCCTCATTAGGTGCATCATCTCCCATAGGAACCCCACTTGGAAGAACACAAGACGAAGGTGCCCATGCATTCTCTCCAATGGCTACAATGCCACCAAACATTTGCcacattaactcattcaatcgtggttcaattccttttttcttaaatcctttaaaatcaggattttcctacataacatgttaaatgttaaatgttatactaagatttttataattgtaaattattaatttcaataaactttatgcattaaaataatgataaagttaacaCTAACCTGTATTTTTGTAGCCCACCATTCTTCGGTAGCATCGACCGTCTTTTTAGATGGACACCATCTAATACCTGTAGATTTCTTAAGCAACTCCCTCCATAACCTCCATTCATTTTTTAATGTATcccacttatttttcaattgaggttttccataatttttttgtgtttttgcttgaaaaagagcaataaaattttcccatccttttgagtttagatgagttGTCGGTCTATTACCTGCATTGAATTCATTCATGCAAAGCTCACAAAATATCAACGTCAGCTCATCATCCCAAACAGCTTTTTTTGCTAAGGTACTATCTCCCTCCACAAAATTTCGTGTCTTTACCgtctattattattttgattttaaatgtcaaccgacataaaaccataaatatataattagatataataatatagtttCATAGAAAATAAGAATAATACATCACGAATAGATGAAAGCCATAAGATGAACACTAAAGGAAAAAATTCTCAAAGATCCATGGTAAACAATAACGAGGATATAGAAAGGATAATTGATTATGACTATCTTTTCAAAATGAATTAaggcattttgatttttttggttgGGTTTTTGGTTTTCTTGTTTGCCTTATCTTTGAATAGCTCTAAACAACTAAATATTTCACTATTTTTTGTTGGGTTAttggaaaaaaaacataaaagctgtgttttttttttgtaaacaaGAAGATTATGCAATCGATTTGTTCTTCTTTAAAGTTTTATTTGAACTATTGTTTTCTTTGTTCATCTTTAAAGCTTTACTTGAACTATTGTTTTCTTTTCACTTTAGTCATCTATGGTAGAGCTACAACAATTTTGCTTTTTTTGGCTTGAAATTCTcttctttgtaatttttttcgtttaaattttgttgtgtttatttttatttttttcttaaaaatagagTCTTTGATTCAACTGGTTCAAGTTTTCTGCACATTTGGGGTTGTTCTATATCTTCACAAGAAAGATAATTCCCTAATTTATTTCACAAAtcccataattttttattatcatgaTTTAAGTTCAAAATTAGTATCTTTCAAGAAAAATATTACATCTTCATgcttcaaataattcgaataaaccgaatataaactatattttttatttttaaaatacactatatatatatttttatttttaaaatacaataatacAGTGCAATTTCCCCATTCCCATTTCCCCTCTTCCACTAATCGAAGTCCCAAACCCCCTGCCCTCCTCCCATTTCACATTCCCATTTCCCCTCTTCCACCAATCAAAGTCCCAAACCCCGTGCCCTCCTCCCATTTCCCATTCCCATTTCTCCTCTTCCACTGATCAAAGTTCCAAACCCCGTGCCCTCCTCCCATTTCCCATTCCCATTTCCCCTCTTCCACTGATCAAAGTCCCAATCCACCTCCACCGATCAAAGTCCCGATCAGAGGTTAGAGCGGTGCTTCTACATCTTCCACCTTTGAATTTCAAAGGTATGCTAACTTTTTAAAAGGGAGTTTGCTGCTGTTAACAGTATTAAACCTAGACATTAGTTTGATTTTTTTCCCTCTCTTTTACGGTGCTTCTACCTTTGAATTTTCAGTTCTCGAATTATTTCCCCTCTGTATTTGTAAATCTTCAGTTCTTCACCCTTTCCGCatgttaatttgttaaattatttttcatttttttgcttttttcatttttttatttttggattgatgAACTGATTGATCTCTGTTATATTAATATGACCAATATAGTGGTtttctgattttgattttaagAATATATTTTGCTGTTTTTGCTCTCCTCTGCTTTGAAGAGTTTTTCAGCTTCTTCACCTAATTTAGAATTGTGCTCACAAATTGTATGTATAATTGACGctaaaaatgaattatgatgGATTAATGAAACAAGATGTGAACCTGAAGAAAAAAGATGGGTTTTATGACAAAGAAAGAAATCAAACTTGAGTGCAGTAATAATGTGATGGATAACTTTGAGCCTTTTGTGACAGTCCACTTTTGTTATATGTATTTGGAAACTATGGATTTTATGCTTTCTGTTATTGCTGCAGATGCAATTGAAGCTCATTTCTAGCTATCTTTTTCTAAATTATAAATGTTCGTTTATTAGGAAAAGAAGTGAAAGTATCATTCCAATATTTCTTCATTGACTGAAGTTTAGCACAAACTCTATGAGCTAAAGATGCATGGCTAATGCAAATCTTTGAGCTACACTTAGAAATGTCACCATTAGAATCATATAGAAAAAAAGGGTTTTCAATTTTCATCATTTATAGCTTGTTTGCAGTTTTTGATCTGTTTAATTACTTGACTTGTGTTCTTTGTTTATATATAGTCAgggatatatatattgaatgggGACTAATGCTATTGAAGCAGGGGAGACTCCATTTGACTTCTATCCTAGTTCCTTTGAGGTACTATTTTCAAGTTCGTTTCACTTTTTTTCTGTTCTAACTTTGAATCTATTGTATAATTTGATCACTATTGGGAATAATTACATGCatttgtttgtgtttttttttttttgcttaagcaAGTGTTAAAAGCCTTGGAAATTCGGTTTGTGCCCTGCAAGCTTTAAgttataattttttgagtttaGATGTTTAGGTAATTTCATTGTGTATGACTTAAAATTATAGTTAGTAATAATATTACTAAATAGTGTGTAAAGCATGCTAAATGATAGGTCCAAAGATCAAAAGATAAAATGTTGCTGCCTATGGGATAAGGTAAGTATATCATTTAGAACCAGACTATTCAAAAGAAAAGcaataacaataacaacaataataatagtgAGTGACAGCAAACCATCTCACCTTGAAGGAAGAACAACACTTTTTAATCAACCATCCAATGTTGCAAACAATCTACACAAAGACATTACCTCCAATTAGGTAAAAACATCCAGCCTTTTACTTTTAACAAAGAATTTAACTTCGAGGAAAAACTgttttaaagaatatatatacattGCATCACTATACAGATTACTATCTGAGAGTGCACTAATTAATGTAGACTTCCcctgttaattgagaaaaagggtAAATGTTGAGCATgagaaaataaagtgaaaaaacaCAAGATATCTCTAACTTGTTAGTCTgattgaagaaaaagaatatcCTAAGCTCCCACAACCAAGAACAAAGCAAAAAAGAGGGGAGAAACCAGCAAGAACAAGGGAGAAACCAGCAAGAACAAGGGAGAAACTATTGTTTTATTCCCAAATCTGAAAACAAATAAGATTGGGAAAGAAATTAGTTTAACAtctaaggataaaatggtaaaataataaattaaagtatggGTATTTTTgtcatccaaaaatacctattgCCCTAGCTAGAGCTGACTGGAGCTTTTAGCACCAGTGAAGATAAGGTTGTCGAGTGCAGCAGGCTTGTCTCACTGTGCTGGAAACCAAGATATCCAAACAACCAAGCAAGTCACTGTGGTGTAGTGAGATTGAAAATCAAGGTAAAAATTATCCAAACAACCAAGCAAGTCACTGTGGTGTAGTGAGATTGAAAATCAAGGTAAAAATTATCCAAACAACCAAGCAAGTCACTGTGGTGTAGTGAGATTGAAAATCAAGGTAAAAATTTCAACGCACTATATTGCAATTGAACCCAAAGGAAGCGTTAAGCTGCCAACACAACACAAATTAAAGGGGAAATGAGGCAACAGTTCAAAACAAACAATTAGATTCCAAATATTATTGGTTTTCTACTTCTCTTATTTAAACCCTCTTAGTTTTGCTCCTCTATATCTTGTCTTCTTTTTCCTCTCCGACCACCTAAAACAAGAAACAGAAAATGGTACATTGTCTGCCAATGGTTTCTGTCATTCAAGAGAAGCCGATGCTTCCACCAACTGCTGCTGTCGCAAAGAATGAGCATCGCCCTTTAGCTTTCGATGCATCAATCCTTGGATCTGAATCCAATATACCCTCTCAGTTCATATGGCCTGACGACGATAAGCCATGCCTGGATGACCCGGAACTTGTAATTCAAGCCATTGACTTGGGAGCTTTCTTGCTTGGGGACTCTCTTGCTGTATCAAAAGTGGCAGAGGCGGTGAATGAGGCATGCAAGAAGCATGGGTTTTTTTTGGTTGTAAGCTCATCAGTACATGGACCGCTTCTTCAGCCTGCAACTCTCTGAGAAGCAAAAGGCTAAGAGAAAAGTAGGAGAAAGCTATGGGTATGCAAGCAGTTTCGTTGGCAGGTTTTCCTCCAAGTTGCCATGGAAAGAAACACTGTCTTTTCGGCACTGAAGATTTTAGAGATTTTGGGTAAATAAATTCTTCTCACCCTTCCATTCCTAATTAAATAGGAGAAATGCTAATTTGCATTCAGTCAATATACGAGATGATCAGCTTATTTTTACGTCAAGATTTAGTCTCCAAAATGCAAAAAATACATGTTGCAGTTTCAGCGTATTTGTTAACCCCATGTGTATTTCAAGCCTTGTACAAATAGTGACAATTGGATATACATCTTTTTTAGGTTTGAAAGAGATGGGGTGACAAATTCAATAGACATCATTCCTTGCATTGACCGAACCCTAAGTCCATTCAACATGGATTGCTTAAATACCCCTTCTCCTAAAACAAAAATACACATTATAACTGGATGGCCTTTTTTGACTTTGCGTTTCTCTTTTATAACCTATGTTAATTTGTAGAATGTTGCGACAAGTTTTACCATAGGATAGGAATCTAACACTCGATTTTGCTTTTCGTACTTGACAGGAGGCTTTACCAGGAATATTGTGAAGCCAGGAACAAGGTTTCCAAAGAGATAATGGGGCTGCTAGGGATAAGTCTAGGACTTGACCAAGCCTACTTCAAAGACTTTTTCGAACAAAATGATTCAATCCTGAGACTGAATCACTACTCTCCATGCGAAAAGCCTGAGTTGACTCTGGGAACCGGTCCCCACACCGATCCCACTTCCTTGACAATCCTTCATCAGGATCAAGTTGGAGGCCTTCAAGTGTTTGCCGATGAAAAGTGGCACTCCGTTGCTCATATCCCAGGAGCTTTCGTTGTCAACATTGCGATACATTCATGGTAATAAACATTCTGAACATATATGCATACGTatatacaaaaaattttaacGAAAATGAGGCTGTGGTGTTTGAATACAGGCTTTGACAAACGGTATTTACAAGAGCTGCTTGAGCAGTAGTGAATACTGAAACGGTGAGAAAATCACTTGCATTCTTTCTATGTCCCAAGCTGGAGAGACCGGTGACACCAGCAGCTGGCTTAGTTAATGCCGCAAATTCGAGGAAATACCCAGACTTTACTTGGGCAGCACTACTGGAATTTACACAGAACCATTACCGTGCTGACATGAAAACCCTTGTTGCATTCTCCAAATGGGTTCAAGAACAAGAATCGAACAACAAATTAATACCTTAGGGACAATGCTGGGCTTTGTGGGCGTGGGGAACAAATAAGCAATTGCTTTGGGTTAATAAAGTCAGATTAGAGGGAGACAAGTAAGGGAAGCATTTATCTGCTCGTTCATGGTGGGTCTAAGGAATAGAGCTACAGAAGTTATAATACTATTGACAATATATAGTAGCTTAATTAGTGCGTCAGAGAATCATATTATAATTCGAGTCTcttattttaactttcttttacaatttagcatTAACACCTTTCggctttttctttgttttggtaCTCTATCTCCTTTATGTACTACTATTGGCTAGTACAATCCTTAAACTCATCAAAActaacttaaattaattaaacaaaagtgAAAATAGATGTAGATCCTCCATGTATGTAACAGTAAACCTAAATACTTTTAACCCAGAATCCATATAATCAGTAGCCAACTAATTGTTCTTATTAACCTATCAATTTAACAATGGACGAGGCGATGAAAATCCAGTGCATGCACGTGTTGGAAGGATTGCTTAATTGGTCTTTTATCCATGGCACTAATTCAGTAAAGGAGGGTtttatgtaagtatatatataaatctcaAATTTCATATTGAAACTAAAATTACACTTAATGCATACAATATCTTCGAAAAAATGCAttccataaatttaaaattcatgattCTATAGACTCAGAAACAAGCAACTGTGATTGATTAATTCCTCCCTACTTTCAGCCGACAGGGCCAGACTGTCTAGCCATATACTCTTACTTTATATAAGATTTACAAATATCATGATTCTATAGACTCAGAAACAAGCAACTGTGATTGAATAAGAGAATGTGCAACTAACAATATATATTCTTTCAAAGTCATTGAATGTGGATTTCTTGGCCCCATTTTCACCAATATAACATCTACGATGAAGAGATTAAATGACATAACTATACTGAGATTTTGAGTAGTTGATAAGACAGAAAGAGAACAAATTTGTCTGAGCATAACTGCATAACGACTGAAAGTAGCCAAATCCCAAACATTAAAGCTAAGCAACATTAAAAAATGGTTAAACCTAActgaattatatatttaattttgtattttaatttcatcaattttaatttctataaattttaaaattttagtcttaatctAAACAATAGAAGAAGCGAAGAAGATAGGAGCCTTGACTCCCCTCGATAAAtagtataattttaatttttaatcccTCTAAAAGTAATTTgttcaattcatttttttatatttggtcaaatgaaaaaattccaattttggcccatccAAAAATTTGTTTTGCGACATGGCCAACCATGCATTAGCGAACACACATGGCAAACAACACAAATGGTGAACAATCTAGTTGGCGAACACATATGGCAAACAATTCCGTCTCTAAGTCACATGGTAGACAGTCTGAGCATTAAAAGACTGGCGGACTGTCAATAGGTGAACTGTCATGCAAAGAGTTTTTACACGATAGGCTTGGCGGATTGTCTAAGCACATTGGTGAACATTTTAACTGCCAGCATATCAACGGACAGCCAAAGTGTGAGTTGATTAACAATAAGGCGAACTGTATGATGAagtgcaagctgtcttcctagaGCAAAAAAATCAAAGTTTTGGTTTAACCTTTTGTTCAATTCTTATGTTAAGATACTTAGCTAGGAATAAACTAAGTTGGTAATGACTTGATGTGTTTAGGTGTTGATTTCACAATCAGTTTGTGTACAAGTTAAGTTTTCCTATTTCCAAGATGTTAGTTGGATCAGTTGAGTTGTTTGGAAAACAAAAGGTATATATTGTAACCGtttgaaatgaaatttaaaaaaatgtattgaaattaaTTCATCTTGTGGGTTCATTGTCTCGTTTTGCTTTCTCTCTTAGTCTGAAAACACCAAGAATTGGTATTGAGAGCCATTTTGATCTTTGAGGGACGTTTTCTGCAAGAATGTATTCATCTAGTTTCTCACCACCTCCACCTCTTGTATTCATCGGTGAAATTTACTACATATGGGTGGTAAAAATGAAGGCTTATCTTCAAGCCTTTGAcctatgaaaatttttgaatactGACATAGGGCCACCAAATTTGAGAGCAAATCCCACCATTGCTCAAATGAGAAAGCATAGTGAAGAATGTGCAAAGAAGCATAGTGTCAGATATCATTTTTATAAGGATCATGGCTTGTGATACTTTTAAGCAAGCTTGAGATAAACTGAAGGAGAAGTTTTAAGGTTCGTAGAAGACCAGGAAACAAGAACTAATCAATCTGGGAAGAGACTTCGAAAACCTCAAGATGAAGGAGACTAAGACATTAAAACAATACTCAGATAGAATCATAATAGTGGTCAACCAGATCAGGTTAATAGGGGACTAGTTCAATGACAGCAGAGTTGTTGAGAAGATGATAACCACACTTCTTGAGAGATATGAATCAAAGATATCCTCTCTTGAATACTCAAGGAATTTGTCAACCATCTCACTTTCAGAACTAATCAATGCCTTATATGCTTAAGAGTATATAAGAGCATCAAGGCAAGAGGAGTATTCTGAAGGAGCTTGTCAGGCTCAAAAAAGAGAAAGCTCGAGCTCCTCAAGTAATAAGAGAAAGAAAGGTTGgttagaaaagaaataaaaacctaaaaaagACGTTGGAAAAAAGAAATATCCACCATGTTCTCATTGCAAAAGTCAGGTCATCTAGAGAGGATGTTTTGGTTTAGACCTAACGTTCAGTGCAAAAGCTGCAAGCAGCTCAGCTATATTAAAAAGGTGTGCAAGAATAGAGGGCAATTGTAGCAGCAGCCACAGCAGCAAGATGCTCAAGCATAGACAATTGAAGTGAGTCACGAAGATTTAACATTCACTGCCTCATGTCCTGCCACTCCAGAAACGGAAAACATTGGCTTGTTGACAATGGTTGTACAAGTCATATGACCTCAGATTCAAGTATCTTCAAGAccattgataaaattttcaactccaaAATCAAAGTTGGAAATGGCTAGTATATTAAAGTAGTAGGGAAGGGAGATATTTTGATCAACACTCCATCAGGTACTAAACTTGTCTCAGATGTTCTTTTAGTTACTGATATAGATCAAAATCTGCTAAGTGTTGGTTAGTTGCTTGAGAAAGGATATTTTGTGGTGTTCAAGAGCAATATATGCTTGATTTTTTATCCTAGTGGATGCGAACTTATATCAGTGGCTATGTTTGATAGAACCTTTGTCGTAAATTGGAATTTGGCAACTTATGTAGCCTATGTTAGTTCACTAGATGAAACAAAATTGTGGCATAGGAGACTGAGACATGTTAATTATAGATATTTAAGTTAGATTTTTATGAataatttggttgaaaatttgtCAAAAATGGTTTATCATGAGGATGTTTGTGAAATTCATCAACTAGGAAAGTAGTCTAGACTTCTTTTTCCAATTAATAAAACTTGAAGAGCCAATGAAAAATTGCATTTGGTACATATTGATATTTGTAGGCCTATGAAGACAAGTTCGCTAAATGGCAGTAGGTACTTTGTCTTGTTTATTGATGACTGCAGAAGGTTCTGTTGAGTATACTTCATGAAGCACAAGTTTGAAGTGTTAGAACGCCGGCACCCCTACAGCGCagcgaaaaattaaaacattcggcgatcctaaccatggatccatgtttgaggaacgaatcggggtgaaataaaggttttcaaattaccgaatctttattctgagtagacagcaatgCCTCAGTaacg containing:
- the LOC121219197 gene encoding L10-interacting MYB domain-containing protein-like, which gives rise to MNEFNAGNRPTTHLNSKGWENFIALFQAKTQKNYGKPQLKNKWDTLKNEWRLWRELLKKSTGIRWCPSKKTVDATEEWWATKIQENPDFKGFKKKGIEPRLNELMWQMFGGIVAIGENAWAPSSCVLPSGVPMGDDAPNEGFGDSDEHSNENEGIPPDEVPSNPSHEIPN